A region of Bifidobacterium adolescentis ATCC 15703 DNA encodes the following proteins:
- a CDS encoding IMPACT family protein, translated as MQTILDSADRPAHDAFVEKKSEFIGDACHISSLDEALAFVQTIRDQHPKARHVAYAAVCGGSDGRLAERMSDDGEPSGTAGKPILDVLRANEMTDCVVAVTRYFGGILLGSGGLIRAYSTGASIAVKAASKAKIVPCGEYQVTLDYPQLGSFQNLLSTVEGEQTDAQYTDRIALTVVVPQEQANVFESRVVETFNATVVPQLVGTSNRPVKV; from the coding sequence ATGCAGACCATACTCGATTCCGCCGATCGGCCGGCGCACGACGCCTTCGTCGAAAAGAAATCGGAATTCATCGGAGACGCCTGTCATATCAGCTCGTTGGATGAGGCGCTCGCTTTCGTTCAGACGATCCGTGACCAGCATCCGAAAGCCCGGCATGTCGCCTATGCCGCGGTGTGTGGTGGATCCGATGGACGTCTTGCGGAACGCATGAGCGATGATGGCGAGCCGTCCGGAACCGCCGGCAAGCCCATTCTCGACGTGCTGCGGGCAAACGAAATGACTGATTGCGTGGTCGCGGTCACACGGTATTTCGGCGGTATCCTGCTTGGTTCCGGCGGCCTGATTCGTGCGTATTCCACAGGTGCGTCAATTGCGGTCAAGGCTGCTTCCAAGGCGAAAATCGTACCGTGCGGCGAATATCAGGTAACTCTTGATTATCCGCAGTTGGGCAGCTTCCAGAATCTGTTGTCAACGGTGGAAGGCGAGCAGACCGACGCGCAGTACACTGACCGCATCGCCTTGACTGTGGTGGTTCCGCAGGAACAGGCGAATGTCTTCGAATCCCGAGTTGTGGAAACTTTCAACGCCACGGTCGTTCCGCAACTGGTGGGCACGTCCAACCGTCCGGTCAAAGTATGA
- the malQ gene encoding 4-alpha-glucanotransferase, producing the protein MTEQTENATRLARPLIRLAKLVGVATSYVGMSHDYHEIEDDVLVAVLKALGIDASNDEAINQSITSIKSERETRVVAPTVLHIVGKESKVEVHGGMFDVPEASITLENGKQFTGKISHEGGEKIAHEIDSSFFFTSYLVLPADLPEGYHTLEVTVGNEAETATVISAPEKIELLDDMKNGSLWGWMSQLYSIRSKGSWGVGDFEDLKTMLVEAKKKTGSDFMLINPMHAAEPVPPLTPSPYLPISRRFINFSYIRPESMPEYLTLSHEDRAEVDALHEQVESLNDDARLIDRDAMWRVKKHALWVIYKAGRTKARQAEFDRYLAECGDEIESYATWCLCYDKWGAPSDDADNWVRKYNRDSEEVAQLREKFPDTLEFYRWLEWVATDQLHAAQQAARKAGMKIGIVADMAVGVHPAGSDVWWNPERFAKGATVGAPPDMFNQQGQDWSQPPLNPIALEQTGFKVYRDMVHDMFANAGAVRIDHILGLFRLWWIPEGKPATDGTYVHYDSDVMLGILALEASRAGGVVVGEDLGVVPAYVSKSLSEHGILGCAVEWFEQMDGVFRTPKDWRPYALASVNTHDMPPAAGYLEYGHVKLREQLGLLSGPVEEFQKSATAEHNAMLNMLVEEGYLDKAALDDEAANENEIVDALYRGLKGSPCKLMAASIVDAVGEKRTQNQPGTNNEYPNWRIPLADGEGNVVPLEKLFDEPRLQEITAIMRG; encoded by the coding sequence ATGACAGAACAGACCGAAAACGCAACGCGTCTCGCCCGTCCGCTCATTCGTCTGGCAAAGCTGGTGGGTGTCGCCACCAGCTACGTCGGTATGAGCCATGATTACCACGAAATCGAAGACGATGTTCTGGTGGCGGTGCTCAAGGCGCTTGGTATTGACGCTTCCAACGATGAGGCGATCAACCAGTCCATCACATCCATCAAGTCCGAACGCGAAACGCGCGTGGTGGCTCCCACCGTGCTGCATATCGTGGGCAAGGAAAGCAAGGTGGAGGTGCACGGCGGCATGTTCGATGTGCCGGAAGCCTCCATCACGCTGGAAAACGGCAAGCAATTCACGGGCAAAATCTCCCATGAGGGCGGTGAGAAAATCGCCCATGAGATTGATAGCAGCTTCTTCTTCACGTCGTATCTCGTCCTGCCCGCCGATCTGCCCGAAGGCTATCACACCCTCGAGGTCACTGTCGGCAACGAGGCGGAGACTGCAACCGTTATCAGCGCTCCTGAGAAAATCGAACTGCTCGATGATATGAAGAACGGCTCCCTGTGGGGGTGGATGAGCCAGCTGTACTCCATCCGTTCCAAGGGATCCTGGGGCGTGGGAGACTTCGAAGATCTGAAGACCATGCTGGTCGAGGCCAAAAAGAAGACCGGCTCCGACTTCATGCTTATCAACCCGATGCACGCCGCGGAGCCGGTGCCTCCGCTGACGCCATCGCCGTATCTGCCGATTTCCCGCCGTTTCATCAATTTCAGCTACATCCGTCCGGAGTCCATGCCGGAATATCTCACGCTGTCCCACGAGGACAGGGCTGAAGTCGATGCGCTGCACGAGCAGGTCGAATCGCTGAATGACGACGCGCGGCTGATCGATCGCGACGCCATGTGGCGCGTCAAGAAGCATGCGCTGTGGGTCATCTACAAGGCCGGCCGAACCAAGGCTCGCCAGGCCGAATTCGACCGTTACCTCGCCGAATGCGGAGACGAGATCGAATCCTACGCCACCTGGTGCCTGTGCTACGACAAGTGGGGAGCTCCCTCCGACGACGCCGATAATTGGGTGCGCAAATACAACCGTGATTCCGAAGAAGTCGCGCAGTTGCGTGAGAAGTTCCCGGACACCCTTGAGTTCTACCGCTGGCTTGAGTGGGTCGCCACCGATCAGTTGCACGCGGCGCAGCAGGCCGCCCGCAAGGCCGGTATGAAGATCGGCATCGTCGCGGATATGGCCGTCGGCGTGCATCCGGCAGGATCCGATGTGTGGTGGAATCCGGAACGCTTCGCCAAGGGCGCCACGGTCGGTGCCCCGCCGGACATGTTCAACCAGCAGGGCCAGGATTGGAGCCAGCCGCCGCTTAACCCGATCGCCCTCGAACAGACCGGATTCAAGGTGTACCGGGATATGGTGCATGACATGTTCGCCAATGCCGGTGCGGTGCGTATCGATCATATCCTTGGTCTGTTCCGCCTATGGTGGATTCCGGAAGGCAAGCCCGCCACTGATGGCACATATGTGCATTACGATTCCGATGTCATGCTCGGCATTCTCGCGCTTGAGGCTTCCCGCGCTGGTGGCGTGGTTGTCGGCGAGGATCTGGGTGTCGTGCCGGCCTATGTGTCCAAGTCGCTGTCCGAACATGGCATTCTCGGTTGTGCCGTGGAATGGTTCGAACAGATGGACGGTGTGTTCCGCACTCCGAAGGATTGGCGTCCGTACGCACTGGCGTCCGTCAATACGCATGACATGCCTCCGGCGGCCGGTTACCTCGAATATGGCCACGTCAAGTTGCGTGAGCAGCTCGGCCTGCTGTCCGGTCCGGTGGAGGAATTCCAGAAGTCCGCAACCGCCGAGCACAATGCCATGCTGAACATGCTGGTCGAGGAGGGCTATCTCGACAAGGCTGCTCTGGATGACGAAGCCGCCAACGAAAACGAGATTGTCGACGCGCTGTACCGTGGTCTGAAAGGTTCGCCCTGCAAGCTCATGGCCGCCTCCATCGTCGACGCGGTCGGTGAGAAGCGCACGCAGAACCAGCCGGGCACCAATAACGAGTATCCGAATTGGCGTATTCCGCTGGCCGATGGCGAAGGCAACGTGGTGCCGCTCGAAAAGCTCTTCGACGAACCGCGTCTGCAAGAGATCACCGCCATCATGCGTGGCTGA
- the rplM gene encoding 50S ribosomal protein L13, with the protein MKTFTPKPADLTHDWYVIDATDVVLGRLATQAATLLRGKNKPTYAPHADSGNHVIILNADKIALTGNKLGKELYMHSGRPGGLRRDSYAQLLKTNPERIIKSAIKGMLPKNRLAKVQLDRLHIVRGAEHPYAGMKPQVFEIAQVSQQAK; encoded by the coding sequence GTGAAAACTTTCACTCCGAAGCCAGCTGATCTGACTCACGACTGGTACGTCATCGACGCCACCGACGTGGTGCTCGGTCGTCTCGCCACTCAGGCGGCAACCCTGCTGCGTGGCAAGAACAAGCCGACCTACGCTCCGCACGCCGATTCCGGCAACCACGTGATCATCCTCAACGCCGACAAGATCGCTCTGACCGGCAACAAGTTGGGCAAGGAACTGTACATGCACTCCGGTCGTCCGGGTGGCCTGCGTCGCGATAGCTACGCCCAGCTGCTCAAGACCAACCCCGAGCGCATCATCAAGTCTGCCATCAAGGGCATGCTGCCGAAGAACCGTCTGGCCAAGGTTCAGCTGGATCGTCTCCACATCGTTCGCGGTGCCGAGCATCCGTACGCTGGCATGAAGCCGCAGGTTTTCGAGATCGCTCAGGTCTCGCAGCAGGCTAAGTGA
- the rpsI gene encoding 30S ribosomal protein S9, which produces MAENTNDSAVLETEEELTSYTTETNAGAGTGTSTIAPGYGTGRRKEAVARVRLVPGTGKWTINGRTLEEYFPAKLLQREVNSPIVLLKLEGKFDAIVLVDGGGTTGQAGAIRLGVARALNAIDRDANRAALKKAGFLTRDARVVERKKAGLHKARRAPQFSKR; this is translated from the coding sequence ATGGCTGAAAACACCAACGACTCCGCGGTTCTCGAGACCGAAGAGGAGCTCACCTCGTACACCACCGAGACCAACGCTGGCGCTGGCACCGGTACTTCCACCATCGCTCCGGGCTACGGCACCGGTCGTCGTAAGGAAGCCGTCGCCCGTGTTCGCCTGGTTCCGGGCACCGGCAAGTGGACCATCAATGGTCGCACCCTGGAAGAGTACTTCCCGGCCAAGCTGCTGCAGCGTGAGGTCAACTCCCCGATCGTTCTGCTCAAGCTCGAAGGCAAGTTCGACGCTATCGTCCTCGTTGACGGTGGCGGCACCACCGGCCAGGCTGGCGCAATCCGCCTGGGCGTTGCCCGCGCTCTGAACGCTATCGATCGTGATGCGAACCGCGCCGCCCTGAAGAAGGCTGGCTTCCTGACCCGCGACGCCCGCGTCGTGGAACGCAAGAAGGCTGGTCTGCACAAGGCACGTCGCGCTCCGCAGTTCTCGAAGCGCTAA
- a CDS encoding zinc-dependent alcohol dehydrogenase family protein, with the protein MKALVLTGVKEFEIQNMPTPQIEPNEVLINTAYAGVCGTDHDLYDGRPGSAAAVPPIVLGHENSGIVAAVGADVTNVNPGDRVAVDPNIYCGQCEFCLTQRPELCDHLSAVGVTRNGGLAEQFTAPASVVYKLPDNVSLRDAAAVEPVSCAVHGLDLLELRPYQKALVIGDGFMGQVFAQLLQAYGVHQVDLAGIFDEKLQRNKEQFGVTETYNTTREQIPEDSYDVIIEAVGLPATQAQAVAAAKKGAQVLMFGVGPQEAHFEMNTYDIYKKQLTIQGSFINPLTFRDAISLVSSGKMNIGGLISHELELEQVQDFLDGKITGVSKAVVKIGA; encoded by the coding sequence ATGAAAGCTCTTGTACTGACCGGTGTCAAGGAATTTGAAATCCAGAACATGCCAACACCGCAGATCGAACCCAATGAAGTGCTGATCAACACCGCATATGCAGGCGTGTGCGGCACGGATCATGACCTGTATGACGGTCGCCCCGGATCGGCCGCTGCGGTGCCGCCGATCGTGCTTGGCCACGAGAATTCTGGCATCGTTGCTGCAGTCGGCGCTGACGTCACCAATGTCAATCCGGGAGACCGTGTCGCCGTCGACCCGAACATCTACTGCGGCCAGTGCGAATTCTGCCTGACGCAACGTCCTGAACTCTGCGACCATCTTAGTGCGGTCGGAGTGACCCGCAACGGCGGTCTGGCGGAACAATTCACCGCCCCCGCAAGTGTGGTCTATAAGCTACCAGATAACGTTTCCCTGCGTGACGCCGCTGCCGTCGAGCCGGTCTCATGCGCGGTGCATGGTCTCGATCTGCTGGAACTTCGCCCGTATCAGAAGGCGTTGGTTATCGGCGACGGTTTCATGGGGCAGGTCTTCGCCCAGCTTCTGCAGGCGTATGGCGTGCATCAGGTGGATCTTGCCGGCATTTTCGATGAAAAGTTGCAGCGCAACAAGGAGCAGTTCGGCGTCACCGAAACGTACAACACCACCCGCGAACAGATTCCGGAAGATTCCTACGATGTAATCATCGAAGCCGTCGGTCTTCCTGCGACCCAAGCTCAGGCCGTAGCCGCCGCCAAGAAGGGCGCGCAGGTGCTGATGTTCGGCGTCGGCCCGCAGGAGGCGCATTTCGAAATGAATACGTACGACATTTACAAGAAGCAGCTGACCATCCAAGGCTCCTTCATCAACCCGCTCACCTTCCGCGATGCCATCTCGCTGGTCTCCTCCGGCAAAATGAACATCGGAGGCCTGATCAGCCACGAGCTTGAACTCGAGCAGGTGCAAGACTTCCTCGACGGCAAGATCACTGGCGTTTCCAAGGCTGTCGTCAAGATTGGTGCCTGA
- a CDS encoding VOC family protein yields MAKAMSEFTTDLQHSGMPAKDLDETIEFYTKKLGFELAGLFHNGENRCAFLRYGHLTIETWEGDPAPLTTGAINHWAFDTPDIEAAFENAKELGLNFKDNEIQHIDSFWEHGIRYFNVYGPNGETIEFCQIVK; encoded by the coding sequence ATGGCGAAAGCAATGTCTGAATTCACTACCGATCTGCAGCATTCCGGCATGCCGGCGAAGGATCTCGACGAAACCATCGAATTCTATACGAAGAAGCTTGGTTTCGAACTGGCCGGACTGTTTCATAACGGCGAAAATCGTTGTGCATTCCTGCGTTACGGCCATCTGACCATCGAAACGTGGGAGGGCGATCCGGCTCCGCTGACCACTGGTGCCATCAACCATTGGGCATTCGACACTCCCGACATCGAAGCTGCATTCGAAAACGCGAAGGAACTCGGGCTGAATTTCAAAGATAACGAAATCCAGCATATCGACAGCTTCTGGGAGCATGGCATCCGCTACTTCAACGTATACGGACCGAACGGCGAAACCATTGAATTCTGTCAGATTGTCAAATAA
- a CDS encoding ROK family transcriptional regulator — translation MKAQSALSVKEANFKAMTTFIYTQGSATKQMFEHELGLSLPTITQNLRAMEADGLIVKGEMQKSTGGRKAQIYEFAAHSSVAIGVRIQTTRITAIAIDLNGKSVATRQRTLPYRNNDAYYQRMNDIINGFAQELAKQGSTVLGVAFCMQGIVSADGQSITFGKIMNNTGLKLSELSHGLNYPSLMIHDSDASAMAELWFDHNLKDAVCIYLERRPGGAVIVDGSLYQGPNQCNGSIEHMTLIPGGNTCYCGQQGCMDTYCSPETLMEDGESLPGFFSVLEQGEQEHRKRFSQWLDYVALAVTNIRSVLAGDVIISGEAAQYLDDDDMAGLRERVVEHTPFGTTDFTLRKGMALDHQDIIGAALRFVEPYVRELCDM, via the coding sequence GTGAAAGCCCAATCCGCCCTATCAGTCAAAGAAGCCAATTTCAAGGCCATGACCACGTTCATCTACACCCAAGGTTCAGCCACCAAGCAGATGTTCGAACACGAATTAGGGCTCAGCCTGCCAACCATCACGCAGAATCTGCGCGCCATGGAGGCCGACGGGCTCATCGTCAAAGGCGAGATGCAGAAATCCACCGGTGGACGCAAAGCGCAAATCTACGAATTCGCGGCACACTCCAGCGTGGCTATCGGCGTGCGAATCCAAACCACACGAATCACGGCCATCGCCATTGATCTGAACGGCAAATCCGTGGCCACCAGACAGCGCACACTCCCCTATCGCAACAACGACGCCTACTACCAGCGCATGAACGACATCATCAACGGTTTCGCGCAGGAACTGGCGAAACAAGGCAGCACGGTGCTAGGCGTGGCCTTCTGCATGCAAGGCATCGTATCGGCAGACGGGCAGTCGATCACCTTCGGCAAAATCATGAACAACACCGGCCTGAAACTCAGCGAACTCAGCCACGGCCTCAACTATCCGTCGCTGATGATTCACGATTCCGACGCTTCTGCCATGGCGGAACTCTGGTTCGACCACAATCTGAAGGATGCCGTCTGCATCTACCTCGAGCGACGCCCCGGAGGCGCGGTCATCGTAGACGGATCGCTTTACCAAGGGCCAAACCAATGCAATGGCTCAATCGAACATATGACGCTGATTCCAGGAGGCAACACCTGCTACTGCGGACAACAGGGCTGCATGGATACGTATTGCTCGCCGGAAACGCTGATGGAAGACGGCGAAAGCCTGCCCGGCTTCTTCTCGGTGTTGGAACAAGGCGAGCAGGAGCATCGCAAACGATTCTCGCAATGGCTGGATTATGTGGCGCTGGCGGTAACGAATATTCGCTCGGTACTGGCCGGTGACGTGATCATCAGCGGTGAGGCAGCACAATATCTCGATGATGACGATATGGCCGGACTACGCGAACGCGTGGTGGAACATACGCCATTCGGCACCACGGATTTCACCCTGCGCAAGGGAATGGCGCTCGACCATCAAGACATTATCGGCGCGGCCCTGCGTTTTGTGGAGCCGTACGTACGCGAACTATGCGATATGTGA
- a CDS encoding MFS transporter, with the protein MKIGLPRTLLAGLVAIAVFMTGDGFELTFLSKYIVDQGFSSSQSSLMFTMYGLVAALAGWASGVLAEMFGAKRIMLIGASAWVVLHLLFVGVALPSGVYPLMLGVYALRGVGYPLFIYSFVVLMAQTIDPAKLASAMGWFWAAYSFGIGVFGAYLPSFTIPMVGEYYSLWLSLPFSIAGLLICLLMVPKSKGSGNSSMSNADKLRELSRGVTILVHNRQIALAAVVRVICNLTLYGFPVIMPLYLATTNNGGGAWFKVSQWSQIWGFQFVVTIFGNVFWGRMGDSHGWMRQMRWFGCWFCVIGTLGMYYIPQFFGANMVLMCADAVVLGLGISAFVPMGAVFPALALEHKGAAISAHNFASGLATFFGPLIATVLVSTIGFGGVCWTYAICYAIGSLVTFGIHPHQPGFDDRGHRIAAIERN; encoded by the coding sequence ATGAAGATAGGTCTGCCGCGCACGCTATTGGCCGGCTTGGTCGCCATAGCGGTGTTCATGACCGGCGATGGCTTTGAATTGACTTTTTTGTCCAAATACATCGTGGACCAGGGATTCAGCTCTTCGCAATCGTCGCTGATGTTCACCATGTACGGGCTGGTGGCTGCGCTTGCCGGCTGGGCGTCCGGTGTGCTAGCTGAAATGTTCGGTGCCAAACGCATCATGCTTATCGGCGCGAGCGCCTGGGTCGTTTTGCACCTGCTGTTCGTTGGTGTGGCGTTGCCGAGCGGCGTCTATCCGCTGATGTTAGGCGTGTATGCGTTGCGGGGTGTTGGCTACCCGCTGTTCATCTACTCGTTCGTGGTGTTGATGGCGCAAACCATCGATCCTGCCAAGCTCGCGTCGGCCATGGGGTGGTTTTGGGCCGCCTACTCGTTCGGCATCGGCGTGTTTGGCGCATATTTGCCGAGTTTCACCATTCCGATGGTGGGCGAGTACTATTCGCTGTGGCTTTCGTTGCCGTTTTCTATAGCTGGACTGCTGATTTGCCTGCTGATGGTGCCGAAAAGCAAGGGTTCTGGCAACTCTTCCATGAGCAATGCAGACAAGCTGCGCGAGCTTAGTCGAGGAGTCACCATTCTGGTGCATAATCGCCAAATCGCTTTGGCTGCGGTGGTGCGTGTGATCTGCAATCTGACGTTGTATGGCTTTCCCGTCATCATGCCACTCTACTTGGCCACTACCAACAATGGCGGCGGTGCTTGGTTTAAGGTTTCGCAATGGAGCCAGATTTGGGGATTCCAGTTTGTGGTCACCATTTTCGGCAATGTGTTCTGGGGTCGTATGGGCGATTCGCATGGTTGGATGCGGCAAATGCGCTGGTTTGGCTGCTGGTTCTGTGTGATCGGCACGCTGGGCATGTATTACATTCCGCAGTTTTTCGGGGCGAATATGGTGCTTATGTGTGCTGATGCGGTTGTTCTTGGATTGGGAATTTCCGCTTTCGTTCCTATGGGAGCCGTGTTTCCCGCGTTGGCGTTGGAACATAAGGGTGCTGCGATTTCCGCGCATAATTTCGCTTCCGGCCTGGCTACGTTTTTCGGTCCGCTGATTGCGACGGTGCTGGTTTCCACTATCGGATTCGGCGGCGTGTGCTGGACGTATGCGATCTGCTATGCGATCGGATCGTTGGTCACGTTCGGCATTCATCCTCATCAACCCGGATTTGACGATCGCGGCCATCGCATTGCCGCGATCGAGCGTAACTAA
- a CDS encoding NAD(P)-dependent alcohol dehydrogenase has translation MKAVVLEEQGVINVREVPDVPAPGLGELKIAPHTVGVCGSDLHYYTHGRVGKYVVEQPMILGHEASGTVVEVGPGVEGFKVGDRVAMEPGIPDMSSRASKLGMYNVDPAVRFFATPPIDGCLCETVNHPAAFTYKLPDNVSFGEGALLEPLAVGMWSATKARIKPGDVCVVTGSGTVGMLTASCALAGGASKVLISDVSAIKLAIAAQIPGIIPVDLTKEDLVERVREETGGWGADVAFECSGSPKSYETFWKLIAPGGAAVIVGIPVSPVAIDITELQATEVRIENIFRYANVYQKAIDLVANGKLNLKPFITDTYAMEDAKAAFDRMAEGRPGDIKLQITVNND, from the coding sequence ATGAAGGCAGTCGTTCTCGAAGAGCAGGGCGTCATCAATGTGCGTGAGGTGCCTGACGTCCCCGCACCTGGTCTAGGCGAGCTGAAGATCGCGCCGCATACCGTTGGTGTGTGCGGTTCCGACCTGCACTATTACACTCATGGTCGCGTGGGCAAATATGTGGTGGAGCAGCCGATGATTCTCGGTCATGAGGCTTCCGGCACGGTGGTTGAGGTCGGTCCTGGCGTCGAAGGCTTCAAAGTGGGCGATCGTGTGGCCATGGAGCCCGGCATTCCGGATATGAGTTCGCGTGCCAGCAAACTGGGCATGTATAACGTCGATCCTGCGGTGCGTTTCTTTGCCACTCCGCCGATTGATGGCTGCCTGTGCGAAACGGTGAACCATCCTGCGGCGTTCACCTACAAGCTGCCCGACAATGTGAGCTTCGGTGAGGGTGCGCTGCTTGAACCGTTGGCTGTGGGCATGTGGTCCGCCACCAAGGCTCGTATCAAGCCGGGCGATGTCTGCGTGGTCACCGGATCGGGTACGGTCGGCATGCTGACCGCGTCGTGCGCGTTGGCAGGTGGCGCTTCCAAGGTGCTGATTTCTGATGTGTCGGCAATCAAATTGGCGATTGCGGCTCAGATTCCAGGTATTATTCCGGTGGATCTCACCAAAGAGGATCTGGTGGAGCGCGTCCGTGAGGAAACGGGGGGTTGGGGTGCTGATGTGGCTTTCGAGTGCTCGGGCTCGCCGAAGTCATACGAGACATTCTGGAAGCTGATTGCTCCCGGTGGCGCTGCCGTTATCGTTGGCATTCCGGTCAGTCCGGTGGCTATCGACATTACGGAACTGCAGGCTACCGAGGTGCGCATCGAAAATATCTTCCGTTATGCCAATGTGTATCAGAAGGCCATCGACCTCGTGGCTAACGGTAAACTGAATCTGAAGCCATTCATCACCGACACCTATGCGATGGAGGATGCCAAGGCGGCGTTTGATCGCATGGCCGAGGGGCGTCCTGGAGATATTAAGCTGCAGATTACCGTGAATAACGACTGA
- a CDS encoding helix-turn-helix domain-containing protein — MGAVVQVNDNRHGKTALAQTSFGGFVPKGGSSNDSGVLEIIVPDAQASVRWVKHGYPSSLAKWHHHPHIEIHLIREGTGLMMAGNAVVPYEAGQVALIGSNLPHNWVSDIAPGERLRQRDVVCHVRPETIRLLMSGFPETSGFAMVLRRAGQALVLSGESARQAGSILESMEEHSLACRVSDLIRVLDVFAHASADESYTVVASGYDPAVCSGAESVVNDAIEYISSHLSGEISLDLAARQAGMSVSAFSRLFKRAAGIRFSDFVRRLRIGHACRLLTTTNQSVASIRRACGYGNASNFNRRFFEETGETPTGWRKKYIGRTR; from the coding sequence ATGGGTGCTGTTGTACAAGTCAACGATAATCGGCATGGGAAGACGGCTTTGGCTCAGACCTCTTTTGGTGGATTCGTGCCGAAAGGTGGAAGTTCGAACGATTCCGGCGTATTGGAGATCATTGTGCCGGACGCGCAGGCTTCGGTGCGTTGGGTGAAGCATGGCTACCCAAGCTCGTTGGCGAAATGGCATCATCATCCTCATATTGAAATTCATCTGATTCGGGAAGGTACCGGATTGATGATGGCGGGCAATGCCGTTGTTCCGTATGAGGCCGGGCAGGTTGCGCTGATTGGTTCGAATCTTCCGCATAATTGGGTGTCCGACATCGCTCCGGGGGAGCGGCTTCGTCAGCGTGATGTGGTGTGCCATGTGCGTCCGGAAACCATACGTCTGCTGATGTCTGGATTTCCGGAAACGTCTGGTTTTGCAATGGTGTTGAGGCGTGCGGGGCAGGCGTTGGTGCTGAGCGGTGAATCCGCTCGTCAGGCCGGTTCGATTCTGGAAAGCATGGAGGAACATAGTCTTGCTTGCCGTGTTAGTGATCTGATTCGTGTGTTGGATGTGTTCGCGCATGCCTCAGCAGATGAATCCTATACAGTGGTTGCGTCCGGATACGATCCGGCTGTATGCAGTGGTGCGGAAAGTGTGGTCAACGATGCCATTGAGTACATTTCCTCGCATCTGAGCGGTGAAATTAGCCTGGATTTGGCCGCTCGTCAGGCTGGAATGAGTGTGTCGGCTTTCTCTCGTCTGTTCAAAAGGGCCGCAGGAATAAGGTTTTCGGATTTTGTTCGACGATTGCGTATCGGGCATGCGTGCAGATTGCTGACGACCACGAATCAAAGCGTCGCGTCGATTCGTCGTGCTTGCGGATATGGAAACGCTTCGAATTTCAATCGTCGTTTCTTTGAAGAAACAGGCGAAACTCCTACTGGCTGGCGGAAAAAATACATTGGACGGACAAGATAA